One Leptospira wolbachii serovar Codice str. CDC genomic region harbors:
- a CDS encoding LA_3150 family lipoprotein: MNLKINVMIRFFMILVVSIFLGNCQSKEQNREAISSLVINNLLNGVADRNKSLVVMEVADLGGSYTGTCYDTFQLNGGNVGSTAYFNTPPGGAGGTLNTNIKKYAVSTSSCSDLGFASGTNFGSTSQRPNPNDVFTFKMFTCDPNNNPCAKSAITAAGF; encoded by the coding sequence ATGAACTTAAAAATTAATGTAATGATACGATTCTTTATGATTCTAGTGGTTTCGATCTTTCTTGGGAATTGCCAATCCAAAGAACAGAACCGGGAAGCGATCTCATCCCTTGTGATCAACAATTTGCTGAATGGTGTGGCTGATCGGAACAAATCATTGGTGGTGATGGAAGTTGCTGATCTTGGTGGTTCGTATACAGGAACTTGTTATGATACCTTCCAATTAAATGGAGGCAATGTTGGTTCCACAGCTTACTTTAACACACCACCCGGTGGTGCAGGTGGCACTCTTAATACCAATATCAAAAAGTATGCAGTATCCACTTCCTCTTGTTCTGATTTAGGATTTGCCAGTGGAACTAATTTTGGTTCTACATCACAAAGACCAAACCCTAATGATGTGTTCACTTTTAAAATGTTTACTTGTGATCCAAATAACAATCCTTGCGCAAAATCTGCGATCACAGCAGCGGGATTTTGA
- a CDS encoding bile acid:sodium symporter family protein gives MNYNNDYQIVLGLVLALMIFGVALELRFIAFKAVLQRPISALAGLIGQTIFLPWITLLITLFLDLPAGIELGMLLVAASPGGNLSNIITHLAHGNTALSVSMTAVSSAFAIITLPLNFTMTANLNPVTQAMISGTGELHIDSIMIIKGLVILLLFPLALGMLIGNFATKVAHKITPFFKRISSIAFLVFVVVAVGGNWKVFLDNMGFIFLIVVFHNLVALTIGNLIARAFRQDPYNRRAITIEVGMQNSGLALGLILTQFQAEPNMALVAAFWGIWHIVSGLLLVLYWRKFSPQEGT, from the coding sequence ATGAATTATAATAACGACTACCAAATCGTTTTAGGTCTTGTTTTGGCACTGATGATCTTCGGTGTTGCATTAGAACTTAGGTTCATTGCTTTTAAAGCGGTACTACAACGTCCAATCTCTGCTTTAGCAGGACTCATAGGTCAGACTATATTTTTACCTTGGATCACACTTCTCATAACATTGTTCCTCGACCTACCCGCAGGAATTGAACTGGGTATGTTGTTAGTTGCTGCAAGTCCAGGAGGCAACTTATCCAATATCATTACTCATTTGGCCCATGGAAATACGGCTCTGTCTGTGAGTATGACCGCAGTCTCCAGTGCTTTTGCCATTATCACTTTACCACTTAACTTTACCATGACGGCAAATTTGAATCCTGTCACTCAAGCAATGATTTCTGGAACGGGAGAATTGCATATCGATAGTATAATGATCATTAAAGGTCTTGTGATCCTTCTTTTGTTTCCTTTGGCTCTTGGAATGTTAATTGGAAATTTTGCCACAAAAGTAGCTCACAAAATCACTCCCTTTTTCAAACGAATCTCTTCGATTGCTTTTCTTGTGTTTGTTGTTGTGGCCGTTGGCGGAAACTGGAAAGTATTTTTAGACAATATGGGATTTATTTTCCTTATCGTTGTCTTCCATAATTTGGTAGCTCTTACGATTGGCAATTTAATTGCTAGAGCTTTTCGCCAAGATCCTTACAATCGACGGGCCATTACCATTGAAGTGGGAATGCAAAACTCGGGCCTTGCTCTCGGCCTAATTCTGACACAGTTTCAAGCAGAACCAAACATGGCTTTGGTGGCTGCATTTTGGGGGATTTGGCATATTGTTTCGGGACTGTTACTGGTTCTGTATTGGCGAAAGTTTTCACCCCAAGAAGGAACTTAA
- a CDS encoding NAD-dependent epimerase/dehydratase family protein — protein MRIFITGGAGYIGTSLIQHITKSYPNWKILTTDIKPLKGLDGISNLEFQILDISNRDEVIKIIQNWKPNSIVHLASILNPPPGMSEETQHKIDVEGTRNVLDGAVRANTEQIIITSSGAAYGYHKENRDWIEETDPIRGHSAFAYSRHKKEVEEILSEYRLQYPGLKQLILRPGTILGASVNNLITDMFRKPLVFGILGYKSPFVFIWDEDVIQIIIKGILEKKEGQFNLAGDGALTLKEISSMIGKPYVAIPAFILQSILFLLRIFRLTQYGPDQIDFLRYRPVLSNKQLKGGFGYTPKFTSKETFILYLKAKGVPYHEN, from the coding sequence TTGAGAATATTTATCACTGGTGGTGCCGGATACATTGGCACCTCGCTGATCCAACATATAACAAAATCTTATCCAAATTGGAAAATTCTGACAACCGATATCAAACCACTAAAAGGATTAGATGGTATATCCAATCTAGAATTTCAGATTTTAGACATTAGCAACCGTGACGAAGTAATAAAGATAATTCAAAATTGGAAACCCAACTCCATAGTTCACTTAGCTTCCATTTTAAACCCACCGCCAGGGATGAGTGAAGAAACCCAGCATAAAATTGATGTGGAAGGCACAAGGAACGTGTTAGACGGTGCAGTTCGAGCCAATACAGAACAAATCATCATCACAAGTTCTGGCGCAGCTTATGGATATCATAAAGAAAATCGAGATTGGATTGAAGAAACAGATCCCATCCGTGGGCACTCTGCTTTTGCTTACTCTAGGCACAAAAAGGAGGTGGAAGAAATTCTTTCTGAATACCGCCTCCAATACCCTGGCTTAAAACAACTGATTTTAAGACCAGGAACCATTTTAGGTGCATCGGTGAACAACCTAATCACTGATATGTTCCGAAAGCCATTGGTCTTTGGGATCTTGGGATACAAAAGCCCCTTTGTATTTATTTGGGATGAAGATGTGATTCAAATCATCATAAAAGGAATTTTAGAAAAAAAAGAAGGGCAGTTCAATCTTGCGGGGGATGGTGCACTGACTTTAAAAGAAATTAGTTCTATGATTGGTAAACCCTACGTTGCCATTCCCGCATTTATTTTACAATCGATACTCTTTCTTTTGCGAATCTTCCGGCTGACTCAATATGGTCCGGACCAAATCGATTTTTTACGTTATAGACCTGTTCTATCCAACAAACAATTAAAAGGTGGATTTGGATATACACCAAAATTCACATCCAAAGAAACATTCATTTTATATTTAAAAGCCAAAGGAGTTCCCTATCATGAAAACTAA
- a CDS encoding Vgb family protein, with amino-acid sequence MKTKLILFLMFITYLPLIAIEIEVKDTSGKPLDLVMVTVKAEKPQVAPRDDHGYPPEGLVFNITPEVTMFTNPNGRVQVPFSYAPSVIVRLRKIGFKDQNLRAFPSGSSQSFRMEKVVDMNALVSQYPSNSWVAALDFGEDKDLRKTYLEQCGFCHQQGSFFMRRAFTEGDWEEIINRMMGYGARPHGKAKKKLPGLLSHAYVDLLKHPERVKPGRIWGKELHGAVIREWPMGDSFSQMHDLLYHKKTGLVYVGDNIQDRLWEIDTNTGKTVVYKVPKQPDDELGGLLPGRLRSFQKHETYVGLHSLAESPVDGHIFITPSLQKRITEFDPVTKKFTDHVFADGLYPHTVRIDEEDRVWFTLALSNQVGMFDRKKNTFKNYTLPARTTKESFSLWISGFIVKLMNWGFPMHLLPVDERVSGMPLPYGIDIAPNGNVWFTRLHADTIGVINPKDDSFQLIETPFQGPRRLRIDKDNHIWISAFPEGAIAKYTPEDGKFKLYPLPTAVDGVETPYSLNVDRQRNLVWVNGTSSDNLMAMDIKTEEWKVYPMSRKVTFTRDVEFGPDGKAYTCNGAFPSWHIEDGQPTLMEIKQSK; translated from the coding sequence ATGAAAACTAAACTAATCCTCTTTCTAATGTTTATCACCTATTTACCGTTAATTGCCATTGAGATAGAAGTGAAAGATACTTCGGGAAAACCTTTAGATTTAGTTATGGTCACTGTCAAAGCCGAAAAACCACAAGTGGCTCCGAGAGATGACCATGGATATCCACCCGAAGGTTTGGTTTTTAACATCACACCAGAAGTGACTATGTTTACCAATCCCAATGGAAGGGTGCAAGTTCCCTTTTCTTATGCGCCCTCTGTGATTGTTCGCCTGCGCAAAATTGGATTCAAAGACCAAAACCTTCGTGCTTTTCCTTCTGGATCGAGCCAGTCCTTTCGGATGGAGAAGGTAGTGGATATGAATGCACTTGTTAGTCAATACCCTTCCAATAGTTGGGTGGCCGCTTTAGATTTTGGGGAAGATAAGGATTTAAGAAAAACCTATCTCGAACAATGCGGGTTTTGTCACCAACAAGGAAGTTTTTTTATGCGTCGGGCTTTTACGGAAGGAGATTGGGAAGAGATCATCAATCGTATGATGGGGTATGGGGCAAGGCCTCATGGCAAGGCCAAAAAAAAACTCCCAGGCCTTCTTTCGCATGCTTATGTAGATTTGCTCAAACATCCTGAACGTGTGAAACCAGGACGTATCTGGGGAAAAGAATTACATGGAGCTGTGATTCGGGAATGGCCGATGGGTGATAGTTTTTCTCAGATGCATGACCTTTTGTATCATAAAAAAACAGGCCTTGTGTATGTTGGTGACAATATCCAAGACAGACTTTGGGAAATTGATACTAACACCGGTAAAACGGTAGTGTATAAAGTTCCGAAACAACCAGATGACGAACTGGGAGGCCTTCTTCCTGGAAGGTTACGTTCCTTCCAAAAACATGAAACCTATGTGGGTCTACATTCCCTAGCAGAGTCACCAGTGGATGGGCATATATTCATTACACCGTCTTTACAAAAACGCATCACCGAGTTTGATCCTGTGACAAAAAAATTTACTGACCATGTATTTGCTGATGGATTGTATCCTCATACCGTTCGTATTGATGAAGAAGATCGAGTTTGGTTTACATTGGCACTTTCGAACCAAGTGGGAATGTTTGACCGCAAAAAAAATACATTCAAAAATTATACTCTTCCTGCAAGAACTACTAAAGAAAGTTTTAGTTTATGGATCAGTGGGTTCATTGTGAAACTGATGAACTGGGGATTTCCAATGCATTTATTACCTGTGGACGAACGAGTGAGTGGGATGCCCCTTCCTTATGGTATCGATATCGCACCTAACGGCAATGTATGGTTTACACGTTTGCATGCGGATACAATTGGTGTGATTAATCCGAAAGATGATAGTTTTCAATTGATAGAAACTCCGTTCCAAGGACCAAGGCGTCTACGAATTGATAAAGACAATCATATTTGGATTTCTGCCTTTCCTGAAGGTGCCATCGCTAAATACACTCCCGAAGACGGAAAATTCAAACTCTATCCATTACCCACTGCCGTGGATGGAGTTGAGACACCCTACTCTCTCAATGTTGACCGACAAAGAAATCTTGTTTGGGTAAATGGGACTTCGTCTGACAACCTCATGGCAATGGATATCAAAACCGAAGAATGGAAAGTATATCCTATGAGTCGAAAAGTTACATTCACGCGGGATGTAGAATTTGGACCGGATGGAAAAGCTTATACCTGCAATGGGGCTTTTCCCAGTTGGCATATTGAAGATGGACAACCTACATTAATGGAAATTAAACAATCAAAATGA
- a CDS encoding MFS transporter — MNSKENFSEGQIIRFLAASFLGFLAGHLTNYSVILYAQDVWNADALAGLGFGLCFGVPLLLGWFAGAWCDSYSPQKLAQAAHLSFLVSLGLLHLSSRLQGEVSVIIYLLGAAFAGIGWSVLAPARMSLLGRLAGERQVKLAVVFNILVMLGFGAAPPILAFCRKINSWEMVHQTGATLFLIAMILLVGIQTKGLGKSSSAWDRILRGVSYAKNHPLLKQTLLFSIVIYCSMGPVQVMMPRFAKGVLELGELERGFFLGGLALALLVGGGVSLKLAKIIGYGKMIFLSGLFCGLGFFGIGFSSVVWVSVLFLLFSGFGAGASISLIVAILQSEVTTEYRGRLVSLYTITSQVVPAVSGLLSGLLLVKVPITTAVITAGATITLIVVLSTIRLDTLRNYER; from the coding sequence ATGAATTCAAAAGAAAACTTTAGCGAAGGCCAAATCATTCGATTTTTGGCTGCATCTTTTTTAGGATTTTTAGCAGGTCACCTAACAAATTATAGTGTTATTTTGTATGCACAAGACGTTTGGAATGCAGATGCACTTGCAGGATTAGGATTTGGTTTGTGTTTTGGAGTTCCACTCCTCCTTGGTTGGTTTGCAGGTGCGTGGTGTGATTCTTATTCTCCCCAAAAATTGGCGCAGGCTGCCCACCTATCGTTTTTAGTTTCTTTGGGTTTGTTGCATTTATCTTCTCGATTGCAAGGAGAGGTATCTGTCATTATTTATCTATTAGGTGCTGCTTTTGCCGGAATCGGCTGGTCGGTCCTTGCTCCTGCTCGTATGTCCCTACTCGGAAGACTTGCGGGCGAACGTCAGGTAAAGTTGGCCGTTGTCTTCAATATCCTTGTAATGCTTGGATTTGGGGCTGCACCTCCCATCCTTGCCTTTTGTCGAAAGATTAATTCTTGGGAAATGGTCCACCAAACGGGAGCTACACTCTTTCTGATTGCGATGATTCTCCTTGTCGGAATCCAAACAAAAGGTCTTGGAAAATCTTCATCAGCATGGGATCGAATTTTGAGAGGGGTATCTTATGCAAAAAATCATCCTCTCCTCAAACAAACCTTACTATTTTCCATTGTGATCTATTGTTCCATGGGCCCAGTACAAGTCATGATGCCACGGTTTGCCAAAGGAGTTTTGGAATTAGGAGAATTGGAACGAGGTTTCTTTCTCGGTGGACTCGCTCTTGCCTTGTTAGTTGGTGGTGGAGTTTCTTTAAAATTAGCAAAAATTATTGGTTATGGTAAGATGATATTCCTTTCTGGCCTTTTTTGCGGTTTGGGATTTTTTGGAATTGGATTTAGTTCAGTTGTATGGGTCTCAGTTTTATTTTTACTTTTTAGCGGGTTTGGTGCAGGGGCTAGTATTAGTCTCATCGTTGCAATACTGCAATCAGAAGTGACTACAGAGTATAGAGGGAGGCTCGTGAGTTTGTATACCATCACAAGCCAAGTAGTGCCTGCGGTATCTGGTTTATTGTCTGGGTTATTGCTTGTAAAAGTTCCCATTACAACGGCAGTCATCACTGCGGGAGCTACAATCACTCTGATTGTGGTTTTAAGCACAATCAGATTAGATACTCTTAGGAACTATGAACGTTAA
- a CDS encoding DUF2804 domain-containing protein produces the protein MFQIKPQLLNVLGIIFLSFCIFNCSNAKLEPGQIVDQHGKTIVQIPEPGSNPTSQKEIKSSIPLLLADGKLNVSGWSRYPHFQINESFIKADPKRYKRWEHYTFYNEKFGGAVTITDIGNLAMGSIELLEFATGKVLFSKTELVRPGEIFFPTNTTDPIEFKKGDQFIRIIKLKDKRTIEYSIIGDTHSEFIKGNFELVEKAPEALAVITPFSESTFFYEYKMPSLLCKGSIQYNNVTYEFNDKSYAVLDWGRGTWPEKNKWLWAAGAGLVQGELLSLNLGYGFGIPNNATENGIVYKGKVHKLDKVTWKYDVTDYKKPWKFSSNEGRLELEFTPVYLLHSDIDLMGMIGFLKQLYQNFTFSEILDLLKTEAYLNKAFGHYNGYVVLDNGTKLEVKDLAGFAEQMYQQW, from the coding sequence ATGTTTCAAATCAAACCGCAACTGCTAAACGTTTTAGGAATAATTTTCCTTAGTTTTTGCATATTCAATTGTTCTAATGCTAAATTAGAACCTGGTCAAATTGTAGACCAACACGGAAAAACCATCGTCCAAATTCCGGAACCTGGTTCCAATCCTACCAGCCAAAAGGAAATCAAAAGTTCGATTCCACTTTTATTGGCAGATGGAAAATTAAATGTCTCTGGTTGGTCCAGATACCCTCATTTTCAAATCAATGAATCTTTTATTAAAGCCGATCCAAAACGATACAAACGTTGGGAACATTATACATTTTATAACGAAAAATTCGGTGGAGCTGTGACCATCACTGATATTGGAAATTTAGCAATGGGTAGTATTGAACTTTTAGAGTTTGCTACCGGCAAAGTTCTTTTTTCCAAAACAGAACTAGTGAGACCTGGAGAAATCTTTTTTCCGACCAATACAACGGATCCGATCGAATTCAAAAAAGGGGATCAGTTCATTCGAATCATAAAACTAAAAGATAAAAGAACCATAGAATACTCCATCATTGGAGATACTCATTCTGAGTTCATTAAAGGAAATTTTGAGTTAGTAGAAAAAGCACCAGAAGCCCTGGCTGTCATCACTCCATTTTCAGAATCTACTTTTTTTTATGAATACAAAATGCCTAGTTTACTTTGTAAAGGTTCCATCCAATACAACAACGTAACTTACGAGTTTAATGACAAAAGTTATGCGGTGCTTGATTGGGGAAGAGGGACGTGGCCCGAAAAAAACAAATGGCTGTGGGCTGCTGGTGCAGGTCTTGTGCAAGGGGAATTACTCAGTTTGAATTTGGGCTATGGTTTTGGAATCCCAAACAATGCCACTGAGAATGGAATTGTTTACAAAGGTAAAGTCCATAAACTCGATAAAGTCACTTGGAAGTATGATGTCACAGATTACAAAAAACCTTGGAAGTTTTCAAGCAACGAAGGTCGGTTGGAATTAGAGTTTACGCCCGTTTATCTTTTACATTCAGACATTGATTTAATGGGAATGATTGGATTTTTAAAACAATTGTACCAAAACTTTACTTTTTCTGAAATTTTAGACCTCCTCAAAACAGAAGCTTATTTGAATAAAGCTTTTGGTCATTACAACGGTTATGTGGTGTTGGACAATGGAACAAAATTAGAAGTAAAAGACCTTGCTGGTTTTGCCGAACAAATGTACCAGCAGTGGTAA
- a CDS encoding methyl-accepting chemotaxis protein: MSIEGLWQNGKVTVNRIRIVLFFIFFFALVGARESMPPAMFAIHLTGTLIMGVYATLCFFWLRIGNPPDWFHKLLIILDIGIHLINTSIDCSMGPMEAKSALSNTAVLLVVYFYLIYSGFLGNPGFVLFNGCLAGMGVFLSYFISISYGGLIPTEDPTLYIQTGYVGTSAEIIKGIFIIVSGVLLSRLIALLIRISDKGIEKAKESEELFLKSVQQKNLVQGAAKNLESSIQSCGNYISQTAERLESQAASLEQVTAINTELFSSFESNAKIINDQNIKITDLFSGSNDLNQLVATISSINQELISLANENKKDTTEIAVVSKRTSEYLSSIKSSFDKVDEINQIVAEIGEKTNLLSLNASIEAARAGDVGRGFAVVASEVSKLADFTATNAKIISEVVGNSRKFIFNAAEVSAQTGNLTTNQIQKLEITTEKVSYMHVLFEKQKGIIFDTLGRLNEINDLSSQISLSTKEQISGQTEVNKGILALEDEVSQISDASRNLEQYVEQIRFQSQELLTLSDS; this comes from the coding sequence ATGAGCATTGAGGGCCTTTGGCAAAATGGTAAAGTAACAGTCAATCGAATCAGGATTGTTTTATTTTTTATCTTCTTTTTCGCATTGGTTGGAGCAAGAGAAAGTATGCCTCCCGCAATGTTTGCGATCCATCTGACTGGAACATTGATTATGGGAGTTTATGCCACTCTATGTTTTTTTTGGCTGAGGATCGGCAACCCTCCCGATTGGTTTCATAAGTTACTCATTATCTTAGACATAGGAATCCATTTAATTAATACATCCATTGATTGTAGTATGGGTCCCATGGAAGCAAAGTCTGCTTTAAGCAATACCGCAGTCTTATTGGTTGTGTATTTTTATTTGATCTATTCTGGTTTTCTGGGAAACCCAGGTTTTGTTTTATTTAATGGATGTTTGGCGGGAATGGGAGTATTTTTATCATATTTTATTTCCATCTCTTACGGTGGATTAATTCCTACTGAAGATCCTACTTTGTATATCCAAACAGGGTATGTGGGAACTTCTGCTGAGATTATTAAAGGGATATTTATAATCGTAAGTGGTGTTTTACTTTCTAGGCTAATTGCCCTTTTGATTCGAATCAGTGATAAAGGAATTGAGAAAGCAAAAGAATCTGAGGAATTATTTTTAAAGTCAGTCCAACAGAAAAATTTGGTACAAGGTGCTGCCAAAAATTTAGAATCTTCCATTCAAAGTTGTGGAAACTATATATCCCAGACAGCAGAAAGATTAGAATCTCAAGCGGCATCTTTAGAGCAAGTGACAGCAATCAACACGGAACTTTTTTCTTCGTTCGAGTCCAATGCAAAAATCATAAATGATCAAAATATAAAAATTACAGATTTATTTTCAGGATCGAATGATCTCAATCAATTGGTCGCTACAATAAGTTCCATTAACCAAGAGTTGATTTCGCTTGCGAACGAAAACAAAAAAGATACTACTGAAATTGCAGTCGTATCCAAACGTACGAGTGAATATTTATCTTCTATAAAATCCTCTTTTGATAAAGTAGATGAAATCAATCAGATTGTCGCAGAAATTGGAGAGAAAACAAACCTACTTTCCCTAAATGCATCCATTGAAGCCGCACGAGCTGGAGACGTAGGCAGGGGATTTGCTGTGGTTGCTAGTGAAGTGAGTAAACTTGCAGATTTCACCGCAACAAATGCAAAGATCATTTCCGAGGTCGTGGGGAATTCGCGAAAGTTTATATTCAATGCTGCTGAAGTATCTGCACAAACAGGGAATTTAACTACAAATCAAATTCAAAAATTAGAAATAACAACTGAAAAAGTAAGTTATATGCACGTACTTTTTGAAAAACAAAAAGGAATTATTTTTGATACCCTGGGTCGTCTGAATGAAATCAATGATTTGTCCTCACAAATATCTTTAAGTACCAAAGAACAAATTTCGGGGCAAACAGAAGTGAATAAAGGAATCCTTGCTTTAGAAGACGAGGTGAGCCAAATTTCGGATGCCTCCAGAAATTTAGAACAGTATGTGGAACAAATTAGATTCCAATCTCAAGAGTTATTGACTTTGAGTGACTCTTAA
- a CDS encoding enoyl-CoA hydratase/isomerase family protein produces the protein MNTYQSWNIEIEDRIATITLHTNDLNVMNMESLFELKKISKELEENNEVWAIILQGAGKHFSSGVNIDILSKAAEISAEEFKTNMREMQSCFTTFENISKPTIAKLQGFCMGGGFMLGQCCDFRIASEKSVFSIPLVKLGLTVLMGTNRITRNAGIAATNELVLLGEKFNPEKALQLNLVTKVVPQEKLDESVKQFANKFKSLPPKTIAITKQIIRQGDKIPLEQSLELEIELQSKILDSSDLKEALDSFSNHRKPVFTGN, from the coding sequence ATGAACACGTATCAATCATGGAATATAGAAATTGAAGATCGAATTGCAACCATTACATTACATACCAATGATTTGAATGTAATGAATATGGAATCGCTTTTTGAACTAAAGAAAATTAGTAAAGAACTAGAGGAAAATAATGAAGTTTGGGCCATCATTTTGCAAGGTGCAGGAAAACATTTTTCTTCTGGAGTAAATATTGATATTTTAAGTAAAGCAGCTGAAATCAGTGCAGAAGAATTCAAGACAAATATGCGAGAGATGCAGAGTTGTTTTACAACATTTGAGAATATTTCAAAACCTACAATAGCAAAACTCCAAGGATTTTGTATGGGTGGTGGGTTTATGTTAGGCCAATGTTGTGACTTTAGAATTGCCAGTGAAAAATCAGTTTTCTCAATTCCTTTGGTAAAATTAGGTTTAACGGTTCTTATGGGAACAAACAGGATCACTCGAAATGCTGGCATTGCAGCGACAAATGAACTTGTTCTGTTAGGTGAAAAATTTAATCCAGAAAAAGCTCTCCAACTGAATTTAGTAACAAAAGTAGTTCCACAAGAAAAATTAGATGAGTCTGTAAAACAATTTGCAAATAAATTTAAGTCCTTACCTCCGAAAACCATAGCAATTACCAAACAAATTATCAGACAAGGAGATAAAATTCCTTTAGAGCAAAGTTTGGAATTAGAGATCGAATTGCAGTCGAAGATTTTAGATTCTTCCGATTTAAAAGAAGCGTTGGATAGTTTCTCAAATCATCGCAAACCAGTTTTTACCGGAAATTAA
- a CDS encoding AMP-dependent synthetase/ligase — MKVPHLEKKTLYHLVQEGRRLYGDLPVQSYKDNKKEYHDVKYNDFVSSVEGLSKGLLYLNTKTGDRIGIIADVGHQWLQVSMAVTNIGCVDVPRGTDATLDDISYILTHAECKIVFIENEKALLKFLPELKKLQIETVVLFGDHRSENTELGFPILNFSDLRKVGSSIDEDKFHSRGKQIQEEDLATIIYTSGTTGKPKGVMLTHGSILFEINSLVAEFRKTGVHVGEGDVTLGFLPPWHSGERIFETICFYSGIKIAFTTVPELGKDLAKAKPTILFTVPRVWESFYDKIKDTINKSNVFKKYFLKLLVWNSVNFSICYDLAFDRIPRLNSPKTIFQILSQILHFIQLIIYLPLLPISKLVLAKILSVLGGRLRYAFAGAGALQAEVDRFMYAIGMPILEVYGMTENSGVSTIRHYNDFSVGNVGKPINGVSIKLIDEFGKEVTKPGIKGVAHHHGFHNMKGYYLEEEKTKAVLTADRWLNSGDLLVYTAQGTLKFAGRAKDTIVLSGGENVEPEPIEICLKQSEYIDQAVVVGQDKKSLAALILLNFDKVQSYLELHSISLDLNNCLYNENEHLQKLVKEEVKRFVSDKNGFKSFERITNVYILQNPFVVHDELTQTQKVKRNRVQEKYHNEIESMYRK; from the coding sequence ATGAAGGTTCCCCATTTAGAAAAGAAAACTTTGTATCACTTAGTGCAAGAAGGAAGACGTTTGTATGGCGATCTTCCTGTTCAGAGTTATAAAGATAACAAGAAAGAGTATCATGACGTTAAGTATAATGATTTTGTTTCTTCTGTGGAAGGATTGTCAAAAGGTTTACTCTACCTAAACACAAAGACTGGGGACAGAATTGGAATCATTGCTGATGTGGGACACCAATGGTTACAAGTGAGTATGGCAGTTACAAATATTGGATGTGTCGATGTTCCTCGGGGAACAGATGCAACCTTAGATGATATCAGTTATATTTTAACTCATGCGGAATGTAAGATTGTCTTTATTGAAAATGAAAAAGCTTTACTCAAATTTTTACCTGAACTAAAAAAACTACAAATAGAAACCGTCGTTTTATTTGGAGATCATAGGAGTGAAAATACTGAGTTAGGATTTCCTATCTTAAACTTTTCGGACTTAAGAAAAGTAGGTTCTTCCATTGACGAAGATAAATTTCATTCCAGAGGGAAACAAATCCAGGAAGAAGATTTAGCGACAATCATTTATACTTCTGGCACAACAGGAAAACCAAAAGGTGTGATGCTTACCCATGGAAGTATTCTTTTCGAAATCAATTCACTTGTAGCAGAATTTCGAAAAACAGGAGTTCATGTTGGTGAAGGTGATGTGACTTTAGGGTTTCTTCCTCCTTGGCATAGTGGTGAGAGAATTTTTGAAACCATCTGTTTTTATTCCGGTATCAAAATTGCGTTCACAACAGTTCCTGAACTTGGAAAGGATTTAGCGAAAGCAAAACCAACAATATTATTTACGGTTCCGCGTGTTTGGGAAAGTTTTTATGACAAAATCAAAGATACAATTAACAAAAGTAATGTTTTCAAAAAGTATTTTCTGAAATTACTTGTTTGGAATTCAGTTAATTTTTCCATTTGTTATGACCTTGCCTTTGATAGAATTCCGAGGTTAAATTCTCCTAAAACCATTTTTCAGATTTTATCACAAATTCTTCATTTCATTCAATTAATCATTTACCTTCCTCTACTCCCTATTTCGAAATTAGTTCTAGCGAAAATATTATCAGTATTAGGTGGTAGATTGCGATATGCCTTCGCTGGTGCGGGAGCTTTGCAAGCAGAAGTGGATCGATTTATGTATGCGATCGGTATGCCTATTTTAGAAGTCTATGGGATGACGGAGAACTCGGGTGTTTCGACGATAAGACATTATAATGACTTTTCGGTGGGTAATGTTGGGAAACCAATCAATGGAGTCTCAATCAAACTCATTGATGAGTTTGGAAAGGAAGTTACTAAACCTGGAATCAAAGGTGTCGCTCATCATCATGGATTTCATAATATGAAAGGGTATTACTTAGAAGAAGAAAAAACAAAAGCAGTATTAACTGCTGATCGTTGGCTAAATTCTGGTGACTTACTTGTTTATACTGCCCAAGGAACATTGAAGTTTGCGGGACGAGCTAAAGACACAATTGTACTTTCTGGAGGCGAAAATGTAGAACCAGAGCCTATCGAAATTTGTTTGAAACAAAGTGAATATATAGACCAAGCAGTTGTTGTGGGACAAGATAAAAAATCATTAGCGGCTTTAATATTACTAAATTTTGATAAAGTACAGTCTTACTTGGAATTGCATTCTATTTCTCTGGATTTAAACAATTGTCTCTACAATGAAAATGAACATTTACAGAAGTTAGTGAAGGAAGAAGTCAAAAGATTTGTCTCCGATAAAAATGGGTTTAAGTCTTTTGAACGGATTACCAATGTTTATATCTTACAAAATCCCTTTGTTGTGCATGATGAATTGACTCAAACACAAAAAGTAAAACGAAATCGAGTTCAAGAAAAGTATCATAACGAAATAGAATCTATGTATCGCAAATAG